GATCATCTGCGCATTCACATGCCCCATATGCCCCAACCGAAAGAACCCCGCGCCGGATGGGTCGCCCTCTTCCGACATGCCCAGCCCGATCCCAAGCGTCAGCCCGGCGTGCGTCTCAACCCAGCGACGCAATCTCGGACCATGTGGCATCCCGATCCTCAGCGCCGTCACCGCCCGCGCCCGATGCGCCCGCTCTGCTATGTTCAGGGTCAGCGGACCACCCTCGCCCCAAGCCTCACAGGCGGACCAAACCGCGCTGGCAAGCCGCTCGTGCCGCGCCCAGATGTTTTCAATCCCTTCGGCGCGGATCATGTCCAACGCCGCCCGCAATCCAAACAGATGATGCGTCGGGGCCGTTCCGCCAAAATGCTGGTAAAACACCTCAGGATCAAGCCGCGGCTTCCAATCCCAATACCGGCTCACCCGCGCCACATTCTCGCGCGCGGCTTCGGCTTTTTCTCCAACGAAAACAAATCCTAAACCCGGCGGAGTCATCAACCCCTTCTGGCTCGCCGTGACCGCGACATCGACGCCCCATGCGTCCATTTCGAACCGGTCACAGCCCATCGACGCAATGCAATCAGCCATCAAAAGCGCCGGATGCCCCGCCGCGTCCATCGCTCCGCGCAGCGCCTGAATGTCGTTCACCACGCCGCTGGCCGTGTCGACATGGGTGGCCAGAACCGCCTTGATCTCGCCCGCTGTGTCAGCCTTCAACGCCGCTTCGACCGCAGACACGTCAAACGGACCACTCCGCCCGAAATCCAGCAGTTCGATCTCAACACCAAGCCCAACCGCCATTTCCGCCCAACCATGGCCAAACCGCCCCGTCGCGGGCACCAGAACCTTGTCGCCGGGGTTCAAAACATTGGACAGCGCCGCTTCCCACGCGCCATGCCCGTTGGAAATATAGATCGCCACCTTGCCCTTGGTGCCCGCAACATAGGCAAGATCCGGGATCAGAGACGCGGTCATATCCACAAGCGGGCCGGTATAGATATTGGGCGACGCACGATGCATGGCCCGCAAAACCTCATCCGGCATGACAGATGGCCCCGGAATGGCCAGATACTCGCGCCCACCTGCTCCCGACATTTGCGATTCTCCTATCCGCTAATCCGGGCGACCCTACGCCCGCCCACGCCAGCGTCAATCCCACTATGCTTGCCCTCTCGCGCTGGCTTCTCTACATGTGAAAGACCCGCCCGGGACAGTTCCGGGCCAACCACGGCCCTTTGCCCAAGCTGAGTCTGTTCACGCATGACGCAAGTCACATCGTCAAACCCCTCTCCCGACACCGGTGAAACCGCTTCCAACAAAGAGCTGATGGGCTGGCTTTGGAGCGGTTATCTCAAGCGCTACATTGGCATTTTTTCTCTCGCCGTCCTGCTGCTTGCGATCGAAGGCAGCATGCAAGGCGCGCTTGCGCTGATGATGCGCCCGATGTTCGATCAGGTGTTCCTCGCCGGTGATCGAAGCGCTTTGCTTTGGGTCGGGCTGGCCGTGTTCGGTATTTTCGTGATCCGTGCGATTGCCGCAATCGGTCAGAAAACCGCGATGGCCTACTTGTCCCAAAACGTGTCGGCCAATATGCGCACCTCCCTGCTCGACCGGATGATGGTGCAGGACGGTAGCTTTCACCAAACCCATCCGCCCGGCTTCCTGATCCAGCGGGTGCAGACGGACGTGACCCAGATCAATCAGGTCTGGCCCAACATCCTCACCGGCGTGGGCCGTGACGTGATCTCGCTTGTCGTCCTCATCGGTGTTGCCATTTCGGTCGATTGGCGCTGGACCCTCGTGGCCCTGATCGGCGCGCCCCTGCTCGTCGCACCCAGCCAGGTGGTGCAGCGGTTCGTGCGCGCCCGTGCGCGCGAGGCCCGCGACCTTGGCGCCCGCCTTGCCACCCGCCTCGATGAAGTTTTCCACGGCATCATCCCGGTCAAGCTCAACCGGCTTGAGAAATACCAATCCAAGCGCTATCGCGACCTCACCGGCGAGTTGGTCCGTGCCGAGGTCCGCGCCACCGCTGGCATGGCCACCATCCCCGGCCTTGTTGACGTGATGGCCGGTGTCGGCTTTTTCGGCGTGCTCTGGTTTGGCGGCGGGGAAATCATCTCGGGCGAGAAAACAGTGGGGCAATTCATGTCCTTCTTCACTGCCATCGGTTTCGCTTTTGAACCCCTGCGCCGTATGGGCACCATGGCAGGCCTGTGGCAGGTCGCCGCCTCCGGTCTTGAGCGTGTCAAGGCGCTGATGGATAGCGAACCCACTCTTCTTTCACCGAAAAATCCCGTTGCCGCCCCCTCCGGCGTGCCCGGCGTTGCCCTTAATGATGTGTCGCTGTCCTATGGCGACACCCATGTGCTGAACGGCGCCACGCTCGTGGCCGAACCGGGCAAAACCACCGCGCTCGTCGGCCCGTCCGGCGCGGGCAAATCGACCATCTTTAACTTGCTCACCCGCCTGATTGACCCCCAATCCGGTCGCGTTTCGATCGGCGATGTGGCGATCCGCAAGATGGCGCTCGAAGACCTGCGCGATCTGTTTTCCGTGGTCAGCCAAGACGCCGCTTTGTTCGATGAAACCCTGCGCGAGAATATCCTCTTGGGTCGTACTGATGTCAGCGACGAGGCGCTCCAATCCGCGCTTCAGGCCGCCCATGTCACCGACTTCCTTCCCAAGCTGGAAAAGGGGCTCGACAGCCCGGTCGGCCCGCGCGGTTCAAGCCTCTCTGGCGGCCAGAGACAGCGCGTCGCCATCGCCCGCGCGCTCCTGCG
This genomic window from Rhodobacteraceae bacterium D3-12 contains:
- a CDS encoding ABC transporter ATP-binding protein/permease; translated protein: MTQVTSSNPSPDTGETASNKELMGWLWSGYLKRYIGIFSLAVLLLAIEGSMQGALALMMRPMFDQVFLAGDRSALLWVGLAVFGIFVIRAIAAIGQKTAMAYLSQNVSANMRTSLLDRMMVQDGSFHQTHPPGFLIQRVQTDVTQINQVWPNILTGVGRDVISLVVLIGVAISVDWRWTLVALIGAPLLVAPSQVVQRFVRARAREARDLGARLATRLDEVFHGIIPVKLNRLEKYQSKRYRDLTGELVRAEVRATAGMATIPGLVDVMAGVGFFGVLWFGGGEIISGEKTVGQFMSFFTAIGFAFEPLRRMGTMAGLWQVAASGLERVKALMDSEPTLLSPKNPVAAPSGVPGVALNDVSLSYGDTHVLNGATLVAEPGKTTALVGPSGAGKSTIFNLLTRLIDPQSGRVSIGDVAIRKMALEDLRDLFSVVSQDAALFDETLRENILLGRTDVSDEALQSALQAAHVTDFLPKLEKGLDSPVGPRGSSLSGGQRQRVAIARALLRDTPILLLDEATSALDAESEAVVQKALDQLSKGRTTLVIAHRLSTVRSADKIIVMDRGQVVDQGTHDELLARGGLYARLHTLQFRTDGPTADSVAIAAQGKRLRKSGAGARGSATPGEASLLGRIFGRWFSQ
- a CDS encoding aminotransferase class V-fold PLP-dependent enzyme, with product MSGAGGREYLAIPGPSVMPDEVLRAMHRASPNIYTGPLVDMTASLIPDLAYVAGTKGKVAIYISNGHGAWEAALSNVLNPGDKVLVPATGRFGHGWAEMAVGLGVEIELLDFGRSGPFDVSAVEAALKADTAGEIKAVLATHVDTASGVVNDIQALRGAMDAAGHPALLMADCIASMGCDRFEMDAWGVDVAVTASQKGLMTPPGLGFVFVGEKAEAARENVARVSRYWDWKPRLDPEVFYQHFGGTAPTHHLFGLRAALDMIRAEGIENIWARHERLASAVWSACEAWGEGGPLTLNIAERAHRARAVTALRIGMPHGPRLRRWVETHAGLTLGIGLGMSEEGDPSGAGFFRLGHMGHVNAQMILGLLGGVEAAFIAEKIPHSAGALTAAAQVLAEG